One genomic region from Natrinema caseinilyticum encodes:
- a CDS encoding 30S ribosomal protein S27ae codes for MARYDLYADDGSTEGELCPRCGDVFLADHGDRKHCGKCNYTEWE; via the coding sequence ATGGCGCGCTACGACCTCTACGCCGACGACGGCAGCACCGAAGGCGAACTCTGCCCCCGCTGTGGCGACGTCTTCCTCGCGGACCACGGCGACCGCAAGCACTGCGGGAAGTGCAATTACACCGAGTGGGAATAA
- a CDS encoding 30S ribosomal protein S24e, which produces MDVDIISEEENPMLHRTDVTFELVHEDATPSRLQVRDSLAAKLNKDADEVVIRKLDTKFGMRKTVGQAKVYDTADFAREVEQDHMLERNKIGAEDADESEADAEAEAEEA; this is translated from the coding sequence ATGGACGTCGACATCATCTCCGAGGAGGAGAACCCCATGTTGCATCGAACCGACGTAACCTTCGAACTCGTCCACGAGGACGCCACGCCCTCCCGTCTGCAGGTTCGCGACAGCCTCGCCGCGAAACTCAACAAGGACGCCGACGAGGTCGTCATCCGCAAACTCGACACCAAGTTCGGAATGCGAAAGACCGTCGGCCAGGCGAAGGTCTACGACACCGCCGACTTCGCCCGCGAGGTCGAACAGGACCACATGCTCGAGCGAAACAAGATCGGTGCCGAAGACGCGGACGAGTCGGAGGCGGACGCCGAGGCGGAGGCGGAGGAAGCATAA